The Fictibacillus arsenicus genome contains a region encoding:
- the alaS gene encoding alanine--tRNA ligase — protein MKTLTSAQVRQMFLDFFQEKGHRVEPSASLVPHEDPTLLWINSGVATLKKYFDGRVIPENPRITNAQKSIRTNDIENVGITARHHTFFEMLGNFSIGDYFKVEAILWAWEFLTSEEWIGFDPEKLSVTIHPEDDEAFDIWTKQVGLPEERIIRLEGNFWDIGEGPSGPNTEIFYDRGESYGNDTSDPELYPGGENERYLEVWNLVFSQFNHNPDGTYTPLPKKNIDTGMGLERMVSVIQDTKTNFETDLFLPIIKETEKLSNTSYGHSAESDTAFKVIADHIRTVSFAIGDNALPSNEGRGYILRRLIRRAIRFAKKININKPFMYELVPTVADIMVDFYPEVKEKVPFIQKVVKTEEERFHETINEGLAILEDVITKEKSVNNKIISGKDAFKLYDTFGFPFELTQEYAAENGMEVDLEGFESEMKAQRERARAARQEVDSMQVQGGVLSDITVKSEFSGYDSLSGEARILEVLQNGERVSMVSVGDEAQVILDETPFYAESGGQIADQGTITGNNLQLQVKDVQKAPNGQNLHTVIVEKGVLENNMQVSVQVDRETRAKVVKNHTATHLLHQALKDVLGTHVNQAGSLVQEDRLRFDFTHFGSISSEELEKIEEIVNEKVWENIPVEKMVKNIAEAKAMGAMALFGEKYGETVRVVKVGDYSLELCGGCHVNNTAEIGLFKIVSESGIGAGTRRIEAVTGEAAYRLMNGQVQLLKDTAAKLKTNLKDVPQRIDALNDQIRELQKEKESLASKLGNLEAGSLVDEVQTINGVSVIAKKVNASDMNGLRSIVDDLKNKLQSGIVILGAESQGKVNIVAGVTKDLVSKGYHAGNLVKEVAVRCGGGGGGRPDMAQAGGKDPEKLEEGIDSAVELIKTVS, from the coding sequence ATGAAAACTTTGACTTCAGCTCAAGTTAGACAAATGTTCCTCGATTTTTTCCAAGAGAAAGGCCATCGTGTAGAGCCAAGTGCTTCTCTTGTTCCGCACGAAGACCCAACTTTGCTTTGGATCAACAGTGGGGTAGCTACGCTCAAAAAGTATTTTGACGGCCGTGTGATTCCAGAGAATCCGCGTATTACGAATGCACAAAAATCTATCCGTACAAATGATATTGAGAACGTTGGGATTACAGCAAGACACCATACTTTCTTTGAAATGCTAGGCAATTTCTCGATCGGTGACTATTTTAAAGTGGAAGCAATTCTCTGGGCTTGGGAGTTTTTAACGAGTGAAGAATGGATCGGATTTGATCCAGAAAAACTTTCTGTTACGATCCACCCTGAAGATGATGAAGCTTTTGATATTTGGACAAAACAAGTAGGATTGCCTGAAGAACGAATCATTCGTTTAGAGGGGAACTTCTGGGATATCGGAGAAGGCCCAAGCGGACCTAACACTGAGATCTTTTATGATCGCGGTGAGTCTTATGGAAATGACACTTCAGACCCTGAATTATATCCTGGCGGTGAGAATGAAAGATATCTTGAAGTATGGAATCTAGTGTTTTCTCAGTTCAACCATAATCCAGACGGCACATATACACCACTGCCTAAGAAAAATATCGATACAGGCATGGGGCTTGAAAGAATGGTATCTGTTATTCAAGATACGAAGACAAACTTTGAGACTGACCTTTTCCTGCCAATCATTAAGGAAACGGAGAAGCTTTCAAATACGTCTTATGGGCACAGTGCAGAAAGTGATACAGCTTTCAAAGTTATCGCAGACCATATTCGTACTGTAAGCTTTGCGATTGGTGATAACGCACTGCCTTCTAATGAGGGAAGAGGCTACATCTTAAGACGGTTGATTAGAAGAGCGATCCGTTTTGCTAAAAAGATCAATATCAATAAGCCTTTCATGTATGAATTAGTGCCTACTGTTGCTGATATCATGGTTGATTTCTATCCAGAAGTGAAAGAAAAAGTACCTTTTATCCAAAAAGTTGTAAAGACAGAAGAAGAAAGATTCCATGAAACGATTAACGAAGGATTAGCTATCCTGGAAGATGTGATCACTAAAGAAAAATCAGTAAACAATAAAATTATTTCCGGTAAAGACGCATTTAAACTGTATGATACATTCGGTTTCCCATTTGAATTAACACAAGAGTATGCAGCAGAAAATGGAATGGAAGTTGACCTGGAAGGCTTTGAATCCGAAATGAAAGCTCAGCGTGAACGTGCACGTGCTGCTAGACAAGAAGTTGACAGCATGCAGGTACAAGGCGGCGTTCTTTCAGACATTACTGTAAAAAGTGAGTTTTCAGGTTATGACAGCTTGAGCGGGGAAGCAAGAATTCTTGAAGTTCTGCAAAACGGAGAGCGTGTTTCCATGGTATCAGTAGGGGATGAGGCTCAGGTTATTCTTGATGAAACGCCATTTTATGCTGAAAGCGGAGGTCAGATTGCTGACCAGGGAACAATTACAGGAAACAACCTTCAGTTACAAGTAAAAGATGTGCAAAAAGCTCCAAATGGACAAAATTTGCATACAGTAATTGTCGAAAAAGGTGTTTTGGAAAATAACATGCAAGTCTCTGTACAAGTTGACAGAGAAACACGCGCAAAAGTAGTAAAAAATCATACAGCAACACATTTGCTTCATCAGGCTTTAAAAGATGTTCTAGGCACACACGTTAATCAGGCGGGCTCACTTGTTCAGGAAGACCGACTGCGATTTGACTTTACGCATTTTGGAAGCATCTCTTCAGAAGAACTTGAGAAGATTGAAGAGATCGTAAACGAAAAAGTATGGGAAAATATTCCGGTTGAAAAAATGGTGAAAAATATTGCTGAGGCAAAAGCTATGGGAGCTATGGCTCTTTTCGGTGAAAAATATGGTGAAACAGTCCGTGTAGTAAAAGTTGGAGATTACAGCCTGGAATTATGCGGAGGATGTCATGTGAACAATACGGCTGAGATCGGATTGTTTAAAATTGTATCAGAATCAGGAATTGGTGCTGGTACAAGACGTATTGAAGCTGTTACTGGTGAAGCAGCTTACCGGTTAATGAATGGTCAAGTTCAGCTGTTAAAAGATACTGCAGCAAAATTAAAAACTAATCTTAAGGATGTTCCTCAGCGTATTGATGCACTGAACGATCAAATTCGTGAACTGCAAAAAGAAAAGGAATCATTAGCTTCAAAACTTGGGAACCTGGAAGCAGGAAGTCTTGTTGACGAAGTACAAACGATTAATGGAGTATCTGTTATCGCTAAAAAAGTAAATGCTTCTGATATGAACGGGCTGCGTTCAATCGTAGACGACTTAAAGAACAAGCTTCAGAGCGGGATTGTTATTTTAGGTGCTGAAAGCCAAGGGAAAGTAAATATTGTAGCAGGTGTTACAAAGGATTTAGTGTCAAAAGGATACCATGCGGGCAACCTTGTTAAAGAAGTTGCGGTTCGCTGCGGCGGAGGCGGCGGAGGCCGTCCAGACATGGCTCAGGCAGGCGGAAAAGACCCTGAAAAGTTAGAAGAAGGCATAGATTCTGCAGTTGAATTGATTAAAACGGTTTCCTAA
- a CDS encoding AI-2E family transporter yields MTKENRMKWIYRLALLLLLFLCLFLLMKLNPLYHPFLKALQGVFLPFFLAALITYLLHPLVEYVHEKGVPRFVAILTIYLLFFGGLGYTIVKGFPYFVVQLKQLLENVPALAKDYKELLSRVDKGTSALPYSVHSKIEQYIVKMEISAQNILTNAIFSLRKIVDYFFVIIVVPFLVFYFLNDFEKIKKAVWYITPRRFRHEGKHLIEDVDKSLGGYIRGQLFVGAILGAAAMIALWIVGMPYPILLGIVIAVTDIIPYFGPILGAIPVILIALTISWKMVWITVGIMLVLQFIEGNILGPFIVGRNVHIHPVFIIFSLLLGSELAGVPGMILAVPVFSVIKVIVIHIREHRLRQHPIDKSE; encoded by the coding sequence ATGACAAAGGAAAATCGAATGAAGTGGATTTATCGGCTGGCCCTTCTTTTATTGCTGTTTTTATGCTTATTCCTTCTTATGAAGTTAAATCCTTTGTACCACCCATTTTTAAAGGCGCTGCAAGGTGTATTTTTGCCTTTCTTTCTCGCCGCTCTAATTACATATCTGCTTCATCCGTTAGTAGAGTATGTGCATGAGAAAGGTGTTCCGCGATTTGTTGCAATTTTAACGATATACCTATTGTTCTTTGGAGGGTTAGGCTATACCATCGTTAAAGGTTTTCCTTATTTTGTAGTTCAATTAAAACAGCTGTTAGAAAATGTGCCAGCTCTTGCAAAAGATTACAAAGAGCTTTTATCCAGAGTCGATAAAGGAACTTCAGCCCTCCCTTATTCGGTTCATTCAAAAATTGAACAATATATTGTCAAAATGGAAATAAGCGCACAGAACATTCTAACGAATGCAATTTTTTCTTTAAGAAAAATTGTTGATTATTTCTTTGTAATTATCGTAGTTCCTTTTTTAGTTTTTTATTTTCTGAACGATTTTGAAAAAATAAAAAAAGCTGTGTGGTATATTACACCACGCAGATTCCGCCATGAAGGTAAGCATCTTATAGAAGATGTAGATAAATCACTGGGAGGCTATATTAGAGGACAGCTGTTTGTAGGAGCTATTCTAGGTGCTGCAGCGATGATTGCCCTTTGGATTGTCGGTATGCCTTATCCGATTCTATTAGGAATTGTGATTGCGGTTACTGATATCATTCCTTATTTTGGTCCGATTTTAGGGGCTATTCCTGTCATTCTTATTGCTTTGACGATCTCTTGGAAGATGGTATGGATAACAGTAGGAATAATGCTTGTATTGCAGTTTATTGAAGGGAATATTCTTGGACCATTTATTGTGGGTAGAAACGTCCATATCCATCCTGTTTTTATCATCTTTTCGCTCCTTTTAGGCAGTGAACTCGCGGGAGTGCCGGGAATGATCTTAGCTGTTCCGGTATTTAGCGTAATCAAAGTTATTGTTATTCATATTCGGGAACACCGATTAAGACAACATCCGATTGACAAGTCAGAATAA
- a CDS encoding YrzQ family protein — translation MNRTMSSLFALGIGAATYAMRNRRMSRMSRMNMNFSDIGDLWTSRRAKKIRKRIAKAIY, via the coding sequence ATGAATAGGACGATGAGTTCTCTTTTCGCACTTGGTATTGGAGCGGCAACATATGCGATGAGAAACAGAAGGATGTCAAGAATGTCCAGGATGAACATGAATTTTTCGGATATCGGTGACCTTTGGACTTCGAGACGTGCAAAGAAAATCCGAAAAAGAATCGCAAAAGCCATTTATTAA
- the recD2 gene encoding SF1B family DNA helicase RecD2 produces the protein MAQQPSFNLEDETSQSSRYIKGTLISTVYHQSESLYTVARVRIKETNENYDEKEVMITGILPPLREDELYLFYGRFKDHPKYGKQYEVEYFNKEMPQSKEATIQYLSSDLFKGIGKKTAEHIVEVMGDDAITKLLESPEYISQIPKLTEEQAKNLHEALLQNRGLDQVMMAVQPYGIGPQLALKIFQTYQDEAVSVVKGEPYRLIEDIPGIGFYRADEIAKGNGMQVNHPERIQAACQFLLRDQGTDLGHSYLPVEELLAGVRKLLADGKNTVDEMSIFREIQDMEADKRLILKENVVYLPSLYFAERGFAQKINHLLQSQKTDYDIPVEQIENELEKLEKRLNIKYANSQKQAIKKALTSSVMVLTGGPGTGKTTVIKGIVELYSEIHGVSLNIEDYRGKKEPFPVLLVAPTGRAAKRMTESTGIPAHTIHRLLGWRGAGHFEKNEDVPIEGKLLIVDEMSMVDIWLAYSLSKALPEHIQIIFVGDEDQLPSVGPGQVLKDLLESEHIPQTRLIDIYRQSEGSSIIRLAHEMKKGNLPQDLLIPQKDRRFFSCSGEQVFQAIIQVCENAIKKGYTSRDIQVLAPMYKGPVGIDRLNMELQRLFNPEKQKQRQLQVANVFYRKGDKVLQLVNQPEDNVFNGDIGEIVAVIYARENTDKEDQIVICFDEIEVTYERSEFHNFTHAFCCSIHKSQGSEYPIVILPIVKSYYRMLKRNLIYTAITRSKEYLILCGEQEAFSWAVQRSDESERYSGLKLRLQETLLEKDFMNDTLFNETN, from the coding sequence ATGGCACAGCAGCCTTCCTTTAACTTAGAGGATGAAACGTCTCAATCATCCCGTTATATAAAAGGGACATTGATTTCCACCGTATATCATCAATCTGAAAGCCTTTATACAGTAGCAAGGGTGAGAATTAAAGAGACAAATGAAAATTATGATGAAAAAGAAGTCATGATAACAGGCATACTTCCTCCGTTAAGGGAGGATGAACTCTACCTGTTTTATGGCAGATTTAAAGACCACCCCAAATATGGGAAGCAGTATGAGGTTGAATATTTTAATAAAGAAATGCCGCAATCCAAGGAAGCGACGATTCAATATTTATCAAGCGACTTGTTTAAAGGAATCGGCAAGAAAACTGCTGAGCATATCGTAGAGGTTATGGGTGACGATGCGATCACGAAGCTCTTAGAATCTCCAGAATACATCAGCCAGATACCAAAGTTAACAGAAGAACAAGCTAAAAATTTGCATGAAGCACTGCTTCAAAACAGAGGATTGGATCAGGTTATGATGGCTGTCCAGCCATATGGAATCGGTCCTCAGCTTGCTTTAAAGATCTTTCAAACATACCAGGATGAAGCAGTCTCTGTTGTTAAAGGCGAACCTTACCGGCTTATTGAAGATATACCGGGTATTGGCTTTTACAGGGCAGATGAAATCGCAAAAGGCAATGGCATGCAAGTAAATCATCCTGAACGGATTCAGGCAGCCTGTCAATTTCTTTTAAGAGATCAAGGTACTGATCTGGGACATTCTTATCTACCAGTTGAGGAACTTCTAGCAGGGGTCAGAAAGCTTTTGGCTGATGGGAAAAATACTGTTGATGAGATGAGTATTTTCAGGGAAATTCAAGACATGGAAGCTGATAAGCGGCTGATATTAAAAGAAAATGTTGTCTATTTGCCTTCTCTTTATTTTGCTGAACGAGGATTTGCTCAAAAAATCAATCATTTATTGCAAAGCCAAAAAACAGATTATGATATCCCAGTTGAGCAAATTGAAAACGAACTTGAAAAATTAGAAAAAAGGCTGAATATCAAATATGCTAACAGTCAAAAGCAAGCCATTAAAAAAGCGTTAACTTCCTCAGTTATGGTGCTCACTGGCGGTCCCGGTACAGGTAAAACCACCGTAATCAAGGGAATCGTAGAACTTTATAGTGAAATACATGGAGTAAGTCTAAACATAGAAGATTATCGCGGAAAAAAGGAACCATTTCCTGTATTGCTTGTTGCGCCAACAGGTCGTGCTGCAAAACGCATGACTGAATCCACAGGTATTCCGGCTCATACTATTCACCGTCTTTTGGGATGGAGAGGCGCAGGACACTTTGAAAAAAATGAAGATGTGCCAATAGAAGGAAAGCTGTTAATTGTAGATGAAATGTCGATGGTTGATATTTGGCTTGCCTACTCACTTTCAAAAGCACTTCCTGAGCATATCCAAATTATTTTTGTGGGAGATGAAGATCAGCTTCCTTCTGTAGGACCAGGTCAAGTGTTAAAGGATCTCCTCGAATCAGAACACATTCCGCAAACACGATTGATTGATATTTACAGACAGTCTGAAGGTTCTTCAATTATTCGTTTAGCACATGAGATGAAAAAGGGGAATCTTCCGCAAGACTTGCTGATTCCTCAAAAAGACAGGCGCTTTTTTTCTTGTTCAGGAGAGCAGGTTTTTCAAGCCATCATTCAAGTTTGTGAAAATGCGATAAAAAAAGGGTATACTTCGAGAGATATTCAAGTGCTTGCCCCTATGTATAAAGGTCCAGTAGGAATCGACCGGTTAAATATGGAACTGCAGCGTTTATTTAATCCAGAAAAGCAAAAACAGCGGCAGCTGCAAGTTGCTAATGTATTTTACCGAAAAGGGGATAAGGTGCTGCAGCTTGTAAATCAGCCTGAAGATAACGTTTTTAACGGGGATATAGGGGAAATCGTTGCAGTTATTTATGCGAGGGAGAATACAGACAAAGAAGATCAGATTGTGATTTGCTTTGATGAAATTGAAGTAACGTATGAAAGAAGTGAATTTCACAATTTCACACACGCTTTTTGCTGTTCCATACATAAATCTCAAGGCAGTGAATATCCGATTGTCATTCTTCCCATTGTGAAAAGCTATTATAGAATGCTTAAACGCAACCTGATTTATACAGCTATTACGAGAAGTAAAGAATATCTTATTTTATGCGGAGAACAAGAGGCATTTTCTTGGGCAGTACAGCGCTCTGACGAATCAGAAAGGTATTCGGGCCTTAAGCTTCGGCTGCAAGAAACCTTACTGGAAAAAGATTTTATGAATGATACGCTCTTTAACGAAACAAACTAG
- a CDS encoding tetratricopeptide repeat protein: MEPSKGLEYLKKGKFEEAAKSLEAMIEADPQNPVHYINFGNLLSAVHEHEKAIHFFDKALSLDENAAAALYGTGIACYHLEQFTKAAKLFQEAIKGGLQDVDTYFMAGMSFVSLGENKLAFPYLMRATELNVNDNEALFQFGLCQGRIGDVKSALSTFEKVTERDEMHADAWYNLGVSLSFFDRNEEALDAFEKALDIQPDHYLAGNGKRNVENKNIKH; this comes from the coding sequence ATGGAGCCTTCAAAAGGACTTGAATACTTAAAAAAAGGAAAATTTGAAGAAGCGGCAAAAAGCCTTGAAGCAATGATTGAAGCCGATCCTCAAAATCCGGTTCATTATATTAATTTTGGAAATCTGCTTTCTGCCGTTCATGAACATGAGAAAGCGATACATTTTTTTGACAAGGCATTATCACTTGATGAGAATGCTGCAGCTGCTCTTTATGGTACAGGCATTGCCTGCTATCATCTCGAACAGTTTACGAAAGCAGCTAAGCTCTTCCAAGAAGCAATTAAAGGTGGTCTTCAAGATGTTGATACGTATTTTATGGCGGGTATGTCGTTCGTATCGCTTGGGGAAAACAAACTAGCATTTCCTTACTTAATGAGAGCAACTGAATTGAACGTTAATGACAATGAGGCACTTTTCCAGTTTGGGCTATGCCAGGGAAGAATTGGCGATGTTAAGTCTGCTTTGAGTACATTCGAAAAAGTAACAGAGCGAGATGAAATGCATGCAGATGCATGGTATAACCTAGGTGTTTCTTTGAGCTTTTTTGACCGTAACGAAGAAGCTCTTGATGCATTTGAAAAAGCTTTAGATATTCAGCCTGATCATTATTTGGCAGGGAATGGCAAAAGGAATGTCGAAAATAAGAATATAAAACATTAA
- the mnmA gene encoding tRNA 2-thiouridine(34) synthase MnmA — MQTESNKKAPQDTRVVIGMSGGVDSSVAALLLKEQGYDVIGIFMKNWDDTDENGVCTATEDYNDVIAVCNQIGIPYYAVNFEKEYWDKVFTYFLEEYKAGRTPNPDVMCNKEIKFKAFLDHAMNLGADYVATGHYARVAEIDGEVKMLRGVDENKDQTYFLNQLSQEQLKRVLFPIGELKKPEIRKIAEEAGLATAKKKDSTGICFIGEKDFKEFLSQYLPAKPGEMQTLDGEVKGKHDGLMYHTIGQRHGLGIGGSGDPWFVIGKNLKDNVLYVEQGFHNDKLYSDSLKAVKPSFVSDKPAPAEFKCTAKFRYRQPDMGVTVHVMEDETLNVVFDEPQRAITPGQAVVFYDGDVCLGGATIDTVYKNGEAITYL; from the coding sequence ATGCAAACTGAATCAAACAAAAAGGCACCTCAAGATACACGAGTAGTTATTGGAATGAGTGGCGGTGTGGATTCTTCAGTTGCCGCACTTTTACTAAAAGAGCAAGGCTATGACGTTATCGGAATCTTTATGAAAAACTGGGATGATACCGATGAAAATGGCGTCTGCACAGCAACAGAAGATTACAACGATGTGATAGCGGTCTGCAATCAGATTGGCATTCCATATTACGCTGTGAATTTTGAAAAAGAATACTGGGATAAAGTATTCACGTACTTTTTGGAAGAATATAAAGCAGGAAGAACACCTAATCCTGATGTGATGTGCAACAAGGAGATCAAATTCAAGGCCTTCTTAGACCACGCCATGAACTTAGGTGCAGATTACGTAGCTACAGGCCACTATGCACGTGTGGCTGAAATAGATGGAGAAGTGAAGATGCTTCGCGGGGTGGATGAAAATAAGGACCAAACCTATTTTCTAAACCAACTTTCACAAGAGCAGCTTAAAAGAGTCTTATTCCCGATCGGTGAATTAAAGAAGCCTGAAATTCGTAAGATTGCTGAAGAAGCAGGTCTTGCTACTGCCAAGAAAAAAGATTCCACTGGCATTTGTTTTATTGGTGAAAAAGACTTTAAAGAGTTCTTAAGCCAGTACTTGCCCGCAAAACCTGGCGAGATGCAAACACTGGACGGGGAAGTCAAAGGAAAGCATGACGGTTTAATGTATCATACGATCGGTCAGCGTCATGGTTTAGGAATCGGCGGAAGCGGAGATCCTTGGTTTGTTATCGGGAAGAATTTAAAAGACAACGTGCTGTACGTTGAACAAGGATTCCATAACGACAAGCTTTATTCAGACAGCTTGAAGGCAGTAAAGCCGAGTTTTGTTTCTGATAAACCTGCACCTGCTGAATTCAAATGTACAGCAAAGTTCAGATACCGCCAGCCTGACATGGGTGTTACCGTGCATGTGATGGAGGACGAAACGCTTAACGTTGTCTTTGATGAACCGCAAAGAGCGATCACGCCAGGACAAGCTGTAGTATTTTACGATGGCGATGTTTGTTTAGGCGGAGCAACGATTGATACTGTTTATAAAAACGGCGAAGCTATCACTTATCTATAA
- a CDS encoding cysteine desulfurase family protein, whose amino-acid sequence MKNVYLDHAATSPVHPEVIEEMIPYLTEHFGNPSSIHQFGRRARKVLDDARTTIASSINAARNEIIFTSGGTESDNLAILGTASALMEKGKHVITTRVEHHAVLHTFHELEKRGFKVTYLSVDKNGRISLDELKASLREETILVSIMYCNNETGTTQDIKEIGSLLKEKNIIFHTDAVQAYGLIPIDVAELNVDLLSASGHKINSPKGTGFLYVKESVPFLPQGFGGEQERKRRAGTENVAGIAALNKAAALAMKERDERFAQYMNYRDTMKKIWDEESIQYLENGSNEYFLPHILNVSFPGVKTEVLLVNLDIAGIAASSGSACTAGSHEPSHVLAAMFGEDERTKSSVRFSFGLGNELEDIEYAARETAKIVKRLAK is encoded by the coding sequence ATGAAAAACGTTTATTTGGATCACGCTGCAACATCACCTGTTCATCCTGAAGTGATCGAAGAGATGATCCCATATTTAACGGAACATTTTGGAAATCCTTCTAGCATACATCAATTCGGAAGACGTGCACGCAAAGTTCTTGATGATGCTCGTACTACTATAGCCTCTTCTATTAATGCTGCCCGCAATGAAATTATATTTACTAGCGGGGGAACAGAAAGTGATAATCTGGCAATACTGGGCACAGCTTCAGCTTTAATGGAAAAAGGAAAACATGTTATAACGACAAGAGTTGAGCATCATGCCGTTCTCCATACCTTTCATGAGCTAGAAAAGAGAGGCTTTAAAGTTACTTATTTATCAGTCGATAAGAATGGCAGGATCTCCCTTGATGAATTAAAAGCGTCGCTGAGAGAAGAAACGATTCTTGTTTCTATAATGTATTGCAACAATGAAACGGGGACAACACAAGACATTAAAGAGATCGGAAGCTTATTAAAAGAGAAGAATATTATATTTCATACGGACGCTGTTCAGGCATATGGTCTGATACCTATAGATGTTGCAGAACTGAACGTCGATTTATTGAGTGCGTCTGGACATAAGATCAACAGTCCAAAAGGGACAGGCTTTCTATATGTAAAAGAATCGGTACCTTTTCTTCCCCAAGGCTTCGGCGGTGAGCAAGAGCGCAAACGCCGTGCAGGTACAGAGAATGTCGCGGGAATCGCCGCATTGAATAAAGCAGCCGCGTTAGCAATGAAAGAGCGGGATGAACGCTTCGCACAATACATGAATTATCGGGATACGATGAAAAAAATATGGGATGAAGAGAGTATTCAATATTTAGAGAATGGCAGTAACGAATACTTTTTGCCGCATATCTTAAATGTCAGTTTTCCTGGAGTAAAGACTGAAGTGCTCTTAGTTAATCTAGATATAGCTGGTATCGCAGCTTCGAGCGGATCCGCTTGTACAGCTGGATCTCATGAGCCTTCGCACGTATTGGCTGCCATGTTTGGAGAAGATGAACGTACGAAATCATCTGTTCGTTTCAGCTTTGGGTTAGGCAATGAATTGGAAGATATTGAATATGCTGCCCGCGAGACAGCAAAAATAGTGAAACGTTTAGCAAAATAA
- the cymR gene encoding cysteine metabolism transcriptional regulator CymR, whose protein sequence is MKISTKGRYGLTIMMALAKRSGEGPIALKLIAKEHSLSEHYLEQLIAPLRNAGLVKSIRGAYGGYILAKEASTITAGDIIRVLEGPISPVEVMDDEEPAKRNLWIKIRDAVKDVLDSTTLEDLANYEDEGTQDAYMFYI, encoded by the coding sequence ATGAAAATATCAACAAAGGGCAGATACGGATTAACCATCATGATGGCATTAGCGAAGAGATCAGGTGAAGGTCCTATCGCTTTAAAACTGATTGCTAAAGAGCACAGTTTATCAGAACATTATCTTGAGCAGCTTATCGCACCATTAAGAAACGCAGGTTTGGTAAAAAGTATAAGAGGTGCATACGGTGGTTATATTTTAGCTAAAGAAGCTTCCACTATAACTGCAGGTGACATAATCCGTGTACTTGAAGGACCAATTTCACCCGTAGAAGTGATGGATGATGAGGAACCAGCAAAGCGCAATCTATGGATAAAGATTCGTGATGCTGTAAAGGATGTGCTTGATTCTACAACATTAGAAGATCTAGCGAACTATGAAGACGAAGGCACACAGGACGCCTACATGTTTTATATATAG
- a CDS encoding YczE/YyaS/YitT family protein, with amino-acid sequence MKHQKQSRPGKFLFEWSVFFVGLFIMAFGIALMIKAELGSAPWDVLHIGLFSQFGLTIGTWSIIMGFFVILATAMLTKKFPQTGAFLNMIFVGLFIDFYLWLPFFHNPITLAGKWFYLIIGILILGFGIGLYISSNRGAGPRDSLMLALTEKSGMKVSRIRLFMELFVLFFGWVLHGPISYGTILFCVTIGAIVGKTLPLCQKAVKFVLERSEHYENINKGQIRINHHDGISEEIR; translated from the coding sequence ATGAAACACCAAAAGCAATCAAGACCGGGCAAATTTTTGTTTGAGTGGTCTGTTTTTTTTGTGGGCTTATTTATAATGGCCTTCGGAATTGCTCTCATGATCAAAGCTGAACTGGGCAGTGCCCCATGGGATGTTCTTCACATTGGTCTGTTTTCACAGTTTGGATTAACGATAGGAACCTGGTCGATTATTATGGGCTTTTTCGTTATTTTAGCAACTGCGATGCTGACAAAGAAGTTTCCTCAAACAGGAGCTTTTTTAAATATGATATTTGTCGGACTGTTTATCGATTTTTATTTATGGCTTCCTTTTTTCCATAACCCAATAACTTTAGCAGGGAAATGGTTTTACCTTATAATCGGAATACTAATCTTAGGATTTGGAATCGGTCTGTATATCTCCTCTAATCGAGGAGCAGGACCACGGGATAGTCTGATGCTGGCTTTAACAGAAAAGTCAGGAATGAAAGTTTCCAGAATTCGTTTATTCATGGAGTTGTTTGTTCTTTTTTTCGGCTGGGTTCTGCATGGGCCTATCTCTTATGGGACTATTCTATTTTGTGTCACTATTGGCGCAATCGTAGGCAAAACATTGCCTTTATGTCAAAAAGCAGTAAAGTTTGTTTTAGAACGGAGTGAACATTATGAAAATATCAACAAAGGGCAGATACGGATTAACCATCATGATGGCATTAGCGAAGAGATCAGGTGA